Proteins from a genomic interval of Calypte anna isolate BGI_N300 chromosome 6, bCalAnn1_v1.p, whole genome shotgun sequence:
- the HHEX gene encoding hematopoietically-expressed homeobox protein HHEX — translation MQYQPAAAAPAAAALGVGVPLYAPTPLLQPAHPTPFYIEDILGRGPTAAPAPHSLPAPPPPPLPSPNSSFTSLVSPYRTPIYEPTPIHPAFSHPLTATYGTGAYTGPVYSFPRAVGDYAHALIRQDPLGKPLLWSPFIQRPLHKRKGGQVRFSNDQTIELEKKFETQKYLSPPERKRLAKMLQLSERQVKTWFQNRRAKWRRLKQENPQATKKEEVEGSDSHSDQRPESCPTPEQKGKEVSLDGLQYTPSPASQEDMESDVSDDSDQEVDIEGDKGYYNPTH, via the exons ATGCAGTACCAGCCGGCAGCCGCGGCGCCGGCGGCCGCGGCCCTGGGCGTCGGCGTCCCGCTGTACGCTCCCACGCCGCTACTCCAGCCCGCGCACCCCACGCCCTTCTACATCGAGGACATCCTGGGCCGTGGCCCCACCGCCGCCCCGGCCCCCCACTCCCTGCCCGccccaccgccgccgccgctgccgtCGCCCAACTCctctttcaccagcctggtgtCCCCGTACCGGACCCCCATCTACGAGCCGACCCCCATCCACCCGGCCTTCTCCCACCCCCTCACTGCCACCTACGGCACCGGCGCCTACACCGGGCCCGTCTACTCTTTTCCCCGCGCCGTCGGCGACTACGCTCACGCCCTGATCCGGCAGGACCCCTTGG GGAAGCCGCTACTCTGGAGCCCCTTCATCCAGCGGCCGTTGCACAAGAGGAAAGGCGGGCAGGTCCGCTTCTCCAACGACCAAACCATTGAGCTGGAGAAGAAGTTCGAGACGCAGAAATACCTCTCTCCGCCGGAGAGAAAGCGTTTGGCCAAGATGCTGCAACTCAGCGAGAGGCAG GTCAAAACGTGGTTTCAGAATCGCAGAGCCAAATGGAGGCGTCTAAAGCAG GAGAACCCCCAGGCCACCAAAAAAGAAGAAGTAGAAGGTTCTGATAGTCACAGTGACCAAAGGCCAGAGAGCTGCCCAACGCCTGAGCAGAAGGGTAAGGAGGTCTCCCTGGATGGCTTGCAGTACACCCCTTCGCCAGCCTCACAGGAGGACATGGAGTCAGATGTCTCCGATGACTCTGATCAAGAAGTGGACATTGAAGGTGATAAAGGCTATTACAATCCTACCCACTAA